In Mucilaginibacter sp. KACC 22063, the genomic stretch TGTTGTTTAATGTGCGCATTTCTTCAACAGTAAGTCCAAAACGGCGGGAAATAGAATATAGTGTGTCGCCGGTAACAACGGTGTACAGTTTATTTACGGGGGCAGTATTTACAATAGAATCTTTGATCTCGTTACCAATGTTATTATTGATCTGTGTAAGCACGCGGTCTTCGCGCTTGATCTTTTGTACTTCTCCTTCCGGCCTGTCATAAGCATCCAGGTTATATTTCTGAATGATGTTGATCAGCATTTTCGGGTAGTTGGGGTTGGTGGCATATCCGGCATCCTTTAGCCCTTGTGCCCAGCCTTGGTAATCGTTCTTGTCCAGTTCAAATAAATGGGCGTAGCGTTTACGCTTTAGAAATGCTGAGTGGTCCCTGAAAGATGATTCAGGATCGCTATACACCCTGAAACAATCGTCGTGCTGGTCGTCATCTTTATAATAGCCCTCGCCTTTCCAGTCGCTGGTGCATTTAATACCGAAATGGTTATTGGCATAACGGGCAAGATCTCCGTTTCCATTACCCGATTCAAACAATCCCTGGGCAAGCGTAATACTTGCCGGGATGCCGTAAGTGTTCATTTCCTGTATGGCAATGGCCTTAAAGCGATCTATATAACTGGCTGCCGTATAAGTCACATAGCCACCGTCGGGTGCTTTATGCGCTTCGCGAATGCGTTTGTTATTGCGGTCAACTTCACGCTCTGATAAAACAGATGTTACCGGATGCGGAGTAATATTGGTTGCTACTCTTTTGTGGGCAGAGCATGCGCTGAGCAGCAACGCGGCACAAACAAGAAATAGTGATGATTTGCGCATTAAGAAGGGCTTTATTTGTTCAGTGTTGGCCCAAACTTAAACATTATTCCACATTTTTAGCAGGCTGTTGCTGCTGTTGTGGCTGATCTTCAGGCTTCTCGTCGTAAGCGTTAAGGTTATACTTGCGGATAAGCCCAAGCACCTGCGAACCCCACTTTTTACTGCTGGCGTAGCCGCTATGCTGAATACCTTTTACCCAACCCAGGTAATCATAATGGGTGAATTTTTCGGTAAGGTGGCTAAACTGCTTGCGCTCAGTCATAATACGGGCAAAATCCTGGAAAGAATCAAATGCCGAGTCGTACTGTTTATAGGCCGAGTGTGTAGCCTTGCGACCAGTGTATGATACAGGGCTTCTGCCCTTTACACCAAAGTGATTGTTCTGTGTGCGGGCAAGTTTGCTTGTTCCGCTGCCAGATTCGTGCATGGCAATAGCTAAAACGATACTTGCAGGTACGCCGCTTTCATGCATAATGCGAATGGCATTATCTTTGAATTTACTAATGTAAGATTGTGAGGCATTTTGCGCAGAGGCAACAGAAGCGGAAATGACAAAAGACGCAATCAGTAAGATTTTCTTCATAATTTACTTTTTTCTGATGATGAGGATACCATCGCGAATGGGAAGAATTAATTTTTCCACCCGGTTATCAACGGTTACCTGATCATTTAGTTTGCGGAAACTTTCTGTGTCGGCATCTTTTTCTATGCCATACACCTTCCCTTTCCACAAAACGTTATCAATTATAATTAAACCTCCCGGTTTTACTTTTTGTATTGAGCTTTCAAAATAGTTTAAATTGTTCTTTTTGTCAGCATCAATAAATACAATATTAAAATAATTATCTGGAAAATCCAAAAGTATCGGCATGGCATCTCCAATGTGCAAGTTGATTTTATCATCCACCCCCGCCATTTCAAAGTTTTTGCGCAGCATGGTTTCCATCTCTGCGTTTACTTCAATGGTTTCCAGTTTACCGCCATCAGCCAATCCTTCGGCAAGGCAAATAGCCGAATAACCAGTAAAAGCGCCGATTTCTAAAATGTTCGTCGGGTTCACCATTTTACTCAGCATGCTTAATAGCCTGCCCTGGTAATGCCCCGATAGCATATTGGCTTTTAACACTTTTACGTGCGTTTCACGATTGATTTTGCTAAGCACCTCTGGTTCGGCATCGCAATGTGCATCAAGATAGGCCTGCAGTTTGGGGTCAAGGATTTCCATGAGGCAAAAGTAAGGAAGAGAGTCAAGAATCGAGAATCAGGAATTAAGACAGGCTCCATGTCTCATCTTGTCGTATTGAGTGAAACAAAATATCTTTTGCATTTTGTTGATAATAATAACACACCCCTTGTTAAAGTCTTTGCTAGTTCAGGGTACTACAATTCCCCTCTTGAGAGGGAAAGCATAGATATTGTGGCTTGCAGTTGCGTTGATTGGGGTGTTTATCATACCGAGAGGCGCAAAATCTTGCGTCTCTATTTGATATATTATGATTTTGAATCCGAAATCACATAAACGCTTTCCGTTCCAGCCATGATTGCAGCAGGATGGTCGCCGATATATTATCGACCAGCGCCTTGTTTTGTCTCGCTTTTTTATTGATGCCGCTTTGCAGGATCACGGCCGAAGCCATTTTCGAGGTAAAGCGCTCGTCTAACATTTCAACGTGTATCTCCGGGAAATTTTTAGCTAACAGGTTAACAAAACCCCTGACATGCTGTGCCGATTGCGAAGGTGTGCCGTCCATCTGCTTGGGGTCGCCTACCACAAAACGCTCTACCTGTTCGGTTTGCAGGTATTTTTTCAGATAGTCGATAATTTGAAGCGGATGGATGGTATCCAATCCGTTGGCAATCATTTGCAACGGGTCGGTTACTGCAATACCGATACGCTTGGTACCATAATCAAAAGCCATTACTCTCATTCAGTTGCGGGTGTTTAGTTGCCGGTTTCTGTGTTTTGTAAAATCAAAGGTAGTTTTAATCTGATAACTGATTACTGTTAACTGGCAACTGAAAATTTATTACCTTGCACCAATGCAGTTTAAACAAATAGTTGGACAGGATGCCGTTAAGCAACGGTTACTTAACTCGGTAAAAGAGAACCGGGTAAGTCATGCCCAGTTATTTTTAGGTCCGGAAGGTTCGGGCAGTTTGGCGCTGGCTGTTGCTTATGCACAGTATGTATCGTGCGAAAACCGTCAGTCTGAAGACTCTTGCGGTGAATGTGCTTCATGCCGTAAGTATCAGAAACTAATGCACCCCGATCTGCATTTTTCTTACCCGTTTTTTGCAAAGCATAAAGACGATACCGCATTAAGCTTTATTGAAGAGTGGCGCGAAGCATTTGGCGCTAATCCGTACATAAGCCTCGATGTTTGGCGCGGGTACCTGGAAGCCGAGAACAAGCAGGCCAATATCAATATTGCCGAGTGCCACCAGATCATCAAAAAGCTTAGCTTAAAGCCTTTCGAATCGATCTACAAGATCCTGATCTTATGGCTGCCCGAGTATCTGGACAAAACCGGTAACGCCTTATTAAAGATTATAGAAGAACCACAGCCTAACACGCTGTTCTTATTGGTGGCAGAAAATCAGGACCAGATCCTGAATACGATACTGTCGCGAACCCAGCTGGTTAAAATACCATGCCTTAATTATAACGACGTAAGGGATTATCTGATTGAGCATGGTCAGCCAAAAGCAGCGGCCGAACAGGCAGCTTACTTAAGCAACGGCAACCTTACCGAGGCCTTACAGTTTCTGCAACAGGAAGAAGACAGCTATCATGGCTTGTTTGTAAAATGGCTGCGCTGCTGTATCACCAATAATAAGGAAGGTGAAATGTTTAAACTGGTTGAGCAACTGGCCAAGATGGGCCGCGAGAACCAGAAAAACTTTTTACGCTACGGCATTAGCTTTTTGCGCGAATGCTGCCTGATTAATGCCGGGGCAGAACAGCTGGTACACCTGCCGCAGGCAGAGATGGAACTGGCACAAAAAATGGCCAAAGCAATTGCTATTGCACCGGCCGAAGCAATAAGCGCCGAGCTTGAAAAGGCGCACTATCATATAGAACGTAATGCTAATCCTAAAATCTTATTTTTAGATGTATCTTTGCAGATTATTAAGATTTTAGTTTTTAAAACGCTCCCGAAAGGGACTCAATATATAACCTAAAAATATGGGATGTGGAAGTTGCTCAACAGGCGGATGCGCGCCGGCGGGCTGCAAAAGTAATGGCTCATGCCTTACTAACGGTTGCAGCAAGCTGGATGTGTACGACTGGTTGGCACATATGGATATGCCAAACAGTTACCGCGTTTTCCCCATTGTGGAGATTAAATTTAAAGGTTCGCGTAAGGATTTTTACCTGAACCCGGAAGATATATACCTTGAAAACGGCGAACTTGTAGTAGTTGAAACGCCAACGGGTGGCTTTGATGTGGGTCACGTTTCTGTAACCGGCGAGCTGGTGCGCATGCAGATGGTTAAACGCCATGTAAAAGAAGGCGATGTTACCAAAAAGATTTTGCGCAAAGCTACCCCTGCCGATGTAGATAAATGGAAGGCATCTAAAGACCTCGAATGGGAAACCATGCATAAGGCACGCAAACTGGCGCTTGACCTGGGCCTGCAAATGAAGATCAGTGACGTTGACTACCAGGGCGATAAAACCAAAGCTACCTTTTATTATACTGCCGAAGGCCGCGTAGATTTCCGGGAGCTGATCAAACGTATGGCCGAAGCTTTCCGTATCCGTATCGAGATGCGTCAGATTGGTATGCGCCAGGAAGCAAGCCGCCTGGGTGGTATCGGTTCCTGCGGCCGCGAGCTTTGCTGCTCAACCTGGTTAACCGATTTTAAAACGGTATCAACCTCGGCAGCGCGTTATCAAAACCTTTCTTTAAATACCTTAAAGCTGGCCGGTCAATGCGGTAAACTTAAATGCTGCCTTAACTACGAGCTGGATACTTATATGGATGCGCTAAAATACATCCCGGATAATGTAAACCTGCTTAGAACCGAAAAAGGAGATGCCCGCCTGCAAAAAACAGATATTTTTAAGAAAACCATGTGGTTTAGCTATCCGGGTGAAGAAAGCTGGATACCACTGCATGTGAACCGTGTAAAAGAAATACAGGCGCTGAATAAAGAAGGCATTAAGCCTGAAGATTTAGGCGAAATAGTTGAAATTGAATCGGCTCCGGTTAAGGTACTTGATTACGAAAACGTTGTTGGGCAGGACAGCCTTACCCGCCTTGACGAGCGCAACCGCAACAAGCGTAATCGAAATAAAAAGAAAAAACCGCAAGGTGAAGGTGGTGCACAACAGGCGGCTCAACCGCAGCGAAATGATCAACCCCGTAACGATCAGCAACGCGTTCAGCAGCCAAAGCCGCAACAGCAAAAACCACAGCAAGCCAGGCCTCAGCAACCAAACGCTGATGAACCTAAACCACAGAACGTGGCAGGACAGCCAGAGGGTGCGCCACGCGAGGGCGGTAATAACCGACGTAATAATCGTCGCAGGCCTAACCGCAATAAGCAAAACAATAACAACAATCAGCAGGGTACCCAGCAATGAGAGCCGCTATAAACAGGTTTAGTTTTATAATTATCGGTTTAATGCTTGCAGTTTGCAGCTGTACAGACCCACGCGGCGTGTTAGATCAAAACACCGAGATCCCTAACCGCAACTGGGCTTATGTAAACCGCATGAAGTACGATGTAAAAATCGACGATCCGTCCATTGCTTATAACTTATTCGTTAACCTGCGTGTAACTGCCGATTATAAATATTCAAACCTGTTTGTGCTTATCAAACAAAGTAATACACGTGGCGGTAAGCCCTGGGTTACCCGTTATGAATTTAAATTGGCGAATCCAGATGGCGAGTGGCTGGGCAAAGGCACAGGCAATTTGTACAGCTATCAGCTGCCATTTAAAACAGGCTACAAGTTTCCTGAAAAAGGAACTTACCAGTTTGAAATTGAGCAGAACATGCGCGATAACCCTTTACGTGAGGTAAGCGATGTTGGTTTACGCGTGGAGAAAGCGCAGTAAATATCAGATTTAAAAATTTCTATTTCAATTACCATCATTCTATAATTCTGATTCAGACAATTTAATTAGAACCCTTTTCCATTACCGGCGTTAAATAATAAACTAACGCCATGAAAAAGCTGATCTACACCGCCGCTGTTGCATCCATTATATTAATGTCTGCCTGTAAAGGTCCAAGCCGTACGGGGAATGCCGCTGCCGATTCTGGTTCTGCGGGTAGTTCTGGAGCTGCTGATACCAATGTTTCGACAGGGGCTGGTACAGGCACACCTGTAACCAATGGCGGAACCGATACCAGTACACTTGGCAAAGGCGCTACCGCTCCTACTGTAGACAGCACGGCAAACAAAAAGCCATAGTTTTAATAAACAAGGGATAAGAACAAGGCCGCTGATTGATTAACTAAAATTTTTAGCTACATTCGTTTTGCTAAAATTTTTATCAAATGAATGCGGCAGTTTTAATTACAGCAGCAGTTATATTATTAATTGCAGTTTATATTTTCATCAGGTCAAGCACTAAAGTAAGCAGCCTTAATAATGCGGAAGCCGACCTGTTAAAAAAAGAAAGCGAGTCTTTAAGGTTACAGCTTGCCCGGGCTGAAGAAAAAAACCTGTGGATAACATCTGAAAAGGAGAACATTACTACATTATTTAAGGAAGAACAGCAGCGCTTAAACCACGAGCTTGGCATAGAGCGTAGCAAATTAGCCCAGGCATTACAAGCCATTGAACGTGCCGAAGCCTATCAGCAATCGCAGCAGGAAAAATTACAGGATCAAAAACTGGAAATTGAACGGACGCGGCTGCATTTTCAGCGCGAGTTTGAGAACATCGCTGAGAAAATGCTCAAAGAAAAATCAAAAGAGTTTACAGATGTCAATAAATTCCATCTGGATAATATCCTTAACCCGCTAAAGGAAAACCTTAAAGCTTTTGAAAGCAAAGTGGATAAGGTTTACCACATGGAAGCTGCCGAACGTAACACTTTAAAAGGTGTAATTACGCAATTGATGGAGCTTAACCGCCAGATCAGCAGCGAAGCGCAGAATCTAACCAAAGCACTTAAAGGCGATACTAAAAAGCAAGGTAACTGGGGCGAGTTTATTCTTGAAAAGGTTTTGGAACGTTCAGGTTTGGTTAAAGACCGTGAATACCGTTTGCAAGCCAGTTACCAAACTACCGACGGCACCCGCTACCAGCCCGATGCCGTAATAGATCTGCCGGATGATAAGCATCTGATCATTGATGCGAAAGTGTCATTGGTTGCTTACGAAAAGCTGGTTAACTGCGACACAGAAGAAGAACGTAAGGTATATGCCCGTGCACACGTAGAATCATTACGCAGCCATGTGATGGGGCTGTCAGCAAAAAACTATCACGACCTGAATAAACTTAACTCGCCCGACTTTGTGATGTTGTTTGTGCCTATCGAATCGTCATTCAGTTTTGCGGTACAGATAGATCATGATCTGTTCAGCGATGCCTGGGACAGGCGCGTGGTTATTGTAAGCCCTTCAACCCTGCTGGCTACCTTACGCACCATTGCCAGCATGTGGAAGCAGGAAAATCAGAACCGTAACGTAATGGAGATTGCCCGTTTAAGCGGCGAGATGTATGATAAGTTTACCAACTTCGTGGCCGACCTTGAAGGCGTAGGCAAAAGCCTGAAAAGCAGCCAGGATGCTTATGATAAAGCTTTCAATAA encodes the following:
- a CDS encoding glucosaminidase domain-containing protein — protein: MRKSSLFLVCAALLLSACSAHKRVATNITPHPVTSVLSEREVDRNNKRIREAHKAPDGGYVTYTAASYIDRFKAIAIQEMNTYGIPASITLAQGLFESGNGNGDLARYANNHFGIKCTSDWKGEGYYKDDDQHDDCFRVYSDPESSFRDHSAFLKRKRYAHLFELDKNDYQGWAQGLKDAGYATNPNYPKMLINIIQKYNLDAYDRPEGEVQKIKREDRVLTQINNNIGNEIKDSIVNTAPVNKLYTVVTGDTLYSISRRFGLTVEEMRTLNNMSDNNIQIGQKLIIAK
- a CDS encoding glucosaminidase domain-containing protein, whose translation is MKKILLIASFVISASVASAQNASQSYISKFKDNAIRIMHESGVPASIVLAIAMHESGSGTSKLARTQNNHFGVKGRSPVSYTGRKATHSAYKQYDSAFDSFQDFARIMTERKQFSHLTEKFTHYDYLGWVKGIQHSGYASSKKWGSQVLGLIRKYNLNAYDEKPEDQPQQQQQPAKNVE
- a CDS encoding O-methyltransferase, whose protein sequence is MEILDPKLQAYLDAHCDAEPEVLSKINRETHVKVLKANMLSGHYQGRLLSMLSKMVNPTNILEIGAFTGYSAICLAEGLADGGKLETIEVNAEMETMLRKNFEMAGVDDKINLHIGDAMPILLDFPDNYFNIVFIDADKKNNLNYFESSIQKVKPGGLIIIDNVLWKGKVYGIEKDADTESFRKLNDQVTVDNRVEKLILPIRDGILIIRKK
- the ruvX gene encoding Holliday junction resolvase RuvX, whose amino-acid sequence is MRVMAFDYGTKRIGIAVTDPLQMIANGLDTIHPLQIIDYLKKYLQTEQVERFVVGDPKQMDGTPSQSAQHVRGFVNLLAKNFPEIHVEMLDERFTSKMASAVILQSGINKKARQNKALVDNISATILLQSWLERKAFM
- a CDS encoding DNA polymerase III subunit, with protein sequence MQFKQIVGQDAVKQRLLNSVKENRVSHAQLFLGPEGSGSLALAVAYAQYVSCENRQSEDSCGECASCRKYQKLMHPDLHFSYPFFAKHKDDTALSFIEEWREAFGANPYISLDVWRGYLEAENKQANINIAECHQIIKKLSLKPFESIYKILILWLPEYLDKTGNALLKIIEEPQPNTLFLLVAENQDQILNTILSRTQLVKIPCLNYNDVRDYLIEHGQPKAAAEQAAYLSNGNLTEALQFLQQEEDSYHGLFVKWLRCCITNNKEGEMFKLVEQLAKMGRENQKNFLRYGISFLRECCLINAGAEQLVHLPQAEMELAQKMAKAIAIAPAEAISAELEKAHYHIERNANPKILFLDVSLQIIKILVFKTLPKGTQYIT
- a CDS encoding PSP1 domain-containing protein, whose translation is MGCGSCSTGGCAPAGCKSNGSCLTNGCSKLDVYDWLAHMDMPNSYRVFPIVEIKFKGSRKDFYLNPEDIYLENGELVVVETPTGGFDVGHVSVTGELVRMQMVKRHVKEGDVTKKILRKATPADVDKWKASKDLEWETMHKARKLALDLGLQMKISDVDYQGDKTKATFYYTAEGRVDFRELIKRMAEAFRIRIEMRQIGMRQEASRLGGIGSCGRELCCSTWLTDFKTVSTSAARYQNLSLNTLKLAGQCGKLKCCLNYELDTYMDALKYIPDNVNLLRTEKGDARLQKTDIFKKTMWFSYPGEESWIPLHVNRVKEIQALNKEGIKPEDLGEIVEIESAPVKVLDYENVVGQDSLTRLDERNRNKRNRNKKKKPQGEGGAQQAAQPQRNDQPRNDQQRVQQPKPQQQKPQQARPQQPNADEPKPQNVAGQPEGAPREGGNNRRNNRRRPNRNKQNNNNNQQGTQQ
- a CDS encoding gliding motility lipoprotein GldH, encoding MRAAINRFSFIIIGLMLAVCSCTDPRGVLDQNTEIPNRNWAYVNRMKYDVKIDDPSIAYNLFVNLRVTADYKYSNLFVLIKQSNTRGGKPWVTRYEFKLANPDGEWLGKGTGNLYSYQLPFKTGYKFPEKGTYQFEIEQNMRDNPLREVSDVGLRVEKAQ
- the rmuC gene encoding DNA recombination protein RmuC, whose translation is MNAAVLITAAVILLIAVYIFIRSSTKVSSLNNAEADLLKKESESLRLQLARAEEKNLWITSEKENITTLFKEEQQRLNHELGIERSKLAQALQAIERAEAYQQSQQEKLQDQKLEIERTRLHFQREFENIAEKMLKEKSKEFTDVNKFHLDNILNPLKENLKAFESKVDKVYHMEAAERNTLKGVITQLMELNRQISSEAQNLTKALKGDTKKQGNWGEFILEKVLERSGLVKDREYRLQASYQTTDGTRYQPDAVIDLPDDKHLIIDAKVSLVAYEKLVNCDTEEERKVYARAHVESLRSHVMGLSAKNYHDLNKLNSPDFVMLFVPIESSFSFAVQIDHDLFSDAWDRRVVIVSPSTLLATLRTIASMWKQENQNRNVMEIARLSGEMYDKFTNFVADLEGVGKSLKSSQDAYDKAFNKLVDGRGNLTITAEKIKKLGAKANKQLDTKYLGED